A part of Sugiyamaella lignohabitans strain CBS 10342 chromosome D, complete sequence genomic DNA contains:
- the GLT1 gene encoding glutamate synthase (NADH) (NAD(+)-dependent glutamate synthase (GOGAT); synthesizes glutamate from glutamine and alpha-ketoglutarate; with Gln1p, forms the secondary pathway for glutamate biosynthesis from ammonia; expression regulated by nitrogen source; assembles into filaments as cells approach stationary phase and under cytosolic acidification and starvation conditions; GO_component: GO:0005739 - mitochondrion [Evidence IDA] [PMID 14576278]; GO_component: GO:0005739 - mitochondrion [Evidence IDA] [PMID 16823961]; GO_function: GO:0051538 - 3 iron, 4 sulfur cluster binding [Evidence IEA]; GO_function: GO:0010181 - FMN binding [Evidence IEA]; GO_function: GO:0003824 - catalytic activity [Evidence IEA]; GO_function: GO:0050660 - flavin adenine dinucleotide binding [Evidence IEA]; GO_function: GO:0016040 - glutamate synthase (NADH) activity [Evidence IEA,IEA]; GO_function: GO:0016040 - glutamate synthase (NADH) activity [Evidence IDA,IMP] [PMID 7836314]; GO_function: GO:0015930 - glutamate synthase activity [Evidence IEA]; GO_function: GO:0045181 - glutamate synthase activity, NAD(P)H as acceptor [Evidence IEA]; GO_function: GO:0005506 - iron ion binding [Evidence IEA]; GO_function: GO:0051536 - iron-sulfur cluster binding [Evidence IEA,IEA]; GO_function: GO:0046872 - metal ion binding [Evidence IEA]; GO_function: GO:0016491 - oxidoreductase activity [Evidence IEA,IEA]; GO_function: GO:0016638 - oxidoreductase activity, acting on the CH-NH2 group of donors [Evidence IEA]; GO_function: GO:0016639 - oxidoreductase activity, acting on the CH-NH2 group of donors, NAD or NADP as acceptor [Evidence IEA]; GO_process: GO:0097054 - L-glutamate biosynthetic process [Evidence IEA]; GO_process: GO:0019676 - ammonia assimilation cycle [Evidence IEP] [PMID 11356843]; GO_process: GO:0008652 - cellular amino acid biosynthetic process [Evidence IEA]; GO_process: GO:0006537 - glutamate biosynthetic process [Evidence IEA,IEA]; GO_process: GO:0006537 - glutamate biosynthetic process [Evidence IEP] [PMID 9657994]; GO_process: GO:0006541 - glutamine metabolic process [Evidence IEA]; GO_process: GO:0008152 - metabolic process [Evidence IEA]; GO_process: GO:0006807 - nitrogen compound metabolic process [Evidence IEA,IEA]; GO_process: GO:0055114 - oxidation-reduction process [Evidence IEA,IEA]), whose product MDKLQDAVIVEEDEYTPYEYQEGPDNKSWAGALPMKQGLYDPEFEKDACGVGFACNIKGQVSHKIISDAKSLLCNMTHRGAVGSDARDGDGAGVMTSIPHKFFVKEFEREHNFKLPPLGQYAVGNLFFKNDEDILTESKASFTKIVESLGLRVLGWRYVPRDSSILGPAALSREPIILQPIVVLEAAYGSGNTPLVENIDEQVFDKEFEKRFERQLYVLRKRATHTIGLHNWFYICSLSNKNIVYKGQLAPVQVYNYYHDLANVNYEGHFALVHSRFSTNTFPSWDRAQPLRWAAHNGEINTLRGNKNWMRAREGLMASSLFADELDSLYPIIEEGGSDSAAFDNVLELLVINGILSLPEAVMMMIPEAWQNNEGMDPKKRAFYEWAACLMEPWDGPALFTFADGRYCGANLDRNGLRPCRYYITDDDRMICASEVGVMVIEPEKVIQKGRLRPGRMLLVDTKEGRVVDDRELKKKVAARFDFKAWIHGNLVTMEELNEKITKSDSSVPSASSTLDAVTVQSDPRLLAFGYTFEQISLLLAPMAGDGKEALGSMGNDAALACLSTQPKLLYEYFRQLFAQVTNPPIDPIRESIVMSLECYVGPQGNVLEMKPNQCDRLLLKSPVLSLEDLKALDHLPRFYPSWTIAKIDITFPKSQGLAGYESTLERICAEASDAIADKNKIIILSDRAVSADRVAVSALAATGAVHHYLVRQKQRSRVALIVETAEAREVHHICVLVGYGADAINPYLAMECLLKMNREGLLKSNLPDEKVIANYKYSIDGGILKVMSKMGISTLASYKGAQIFEILGIDNSVVDRCFAGTASRIRGIGFDYIAQDAFSLHELGYPSRDTVKPIGLAESGEYHWRDGGEAHINEPSAIANIQDAVRNKNEKAYEAYSKKEQEAVRNCALRGLLDFDFESSTAIPIDQVEPWTEIVRRFVTGAMSYGSISMESHSTLAVAMNRLGGKSNTGEGGEDAERSAVSPDGDTMRSAIKQIASGRFGVTSYYLSDADELQIKMAQGAKPGEGGELPGHKVSVSIAKTRHSTPGVGLISPPPHHDIYSIEDLKQLIYDLKCSNPRSRVSVKLVSEVGVGIVASGVAKAKADHILISGHDGGTGASRWTGIKYAGLPWELGLAETHQTLVLNDLRGRVIVQTDGQIRTGRDVAIACLLGAEEWGFATTPLIAMGCIMMRKCHLNTCPVGIATQDPELRKKFEGTPEHVINFFYYIANELRAIMAKLGFRSINEMVGHAEKLKVREDLRNVKTANIDLSPILTPAHTLRPGVATRNVRKQDHRLHVRLDNKLIDESEITLEKGLPARINAEIVNTDRALGSTLSYRISKRFGEKGLPDDTVHVDITGSAGQSFGAFLAPGITLELEGDANDYVGKGLSGGRIVIYPPKNSVFKAEENIIVGNTCLYGATSGTCFFRGIAAERFAVRNSGATAVVEGVGDHGCEYMTGGRVVVLGSTGRNFAAGMSGGIAYVLDMAQEFVNSVNTEMVELSQVTDPAEIAFVRGLIEDHRHYTDSEVADRILTDFNRILPRFVKVLPLDYKRVLEAEARKLEQAKQSELNGFLHQVKEDPEADATNGEIKKIKALSRSATPSPAPHVHKPAEPKVVDLEDTILDHKAEEHKNKAIAPLDKLHGFKKYKRRNEKYRNPHDRTKDWAELSNRLTKEELKFQTARCMDCGVPFCQSDTGCPISNVIPKWNELVFKDRWFEAFQRLMMTNNFPEFTGRVCPAPCEGACVLGINEDPVGIKSVEAAIIDHAWEMGWMSPQPPSARTGKKVAIIGSGPAGLSAADQLNRAGHSVTVYERADRAGGLLMYGIPNMKLDKRIVKRRIDKMIAEGVTVVTNTTVGEDITMDELKRNNDAVILAVGSTIARDLKIPGRELNNIKFAMELLKWNTKSLLDDTLDEVRPLIEGKNVIVIGGGDTGNDCIGTSVRHGAKSVVNFELLPNPPAGRGKDNPWPQWPRIFRVDYGHSEVRAHYGKDPREYCILSKEFVGDDEGNVKGVKTVRVEWKQSDSGAWQMAEIPNSEEFFPADLVLLSMGFVGPEAQKLDVARDPRGNVATTPSGGTYYVGENVFAAGDCRRGQSLIVWGIQEGRQTARDVDQFLMNNTRLPGNGSIEKRSYSLLESQQTPIAVKS is encoded by the coding sequence ATGGATAAACTGCAGGATGCGGTCATCGTAGAGGAGGACGAGTACACTCCATATGAGTACCAGGAGGGCCCTGACAATAAGTCATGGGCAGGCGCTCTTCCTATGAAGCAGGGTCTTTACGACCCCGAATTCGAGAAAGATGCATGTGGTGTTGGTTTTGCTTGTAATATCAAGGGCCAGGTCTCTCACAAAATCATTTCTGATGCGAAGAGTTTGCTTTGTAACATGACTCATCGTGGAGCTGTTGGATCCGATGCTCgtgatggtgatggtgctggtgttatGACTTCGATTCCTCACAAATTCTTTGTCAAGGAGTTTGAACGTGAACACAACTTTAAACTTCCTCCTTTGGGTCAATATGCCGTAGGTAACCTTTTTTTCAAGAATGATGAGGATATCTTGACTGAATCCAAGGCCAGTTTTACCAAGATTGTTGAGAGTTTGGGACTCCGTGTTCTTGGCTGGAGATATGTTCCTCGTGACTCGTCTATTTTGGGACCTGCTGCTTTGAGCAGAGAGCCTATTATCTTACAACCTATTGTCGTTCTAGAAGCCGCTTATGGTTCTGGAAATACCCCTTTGGTTGAGAATATCGATGAGCAAGTCTTTGACAAGGAGTTTGAGAAGAGATTTGAACGTCAATTGTACGTCTTGAGAAAGAGAGCCACTCATACTATTGGTTTGCACAACTGGTTCTATATCTGTTCCTTGTCaaacaagaacattgtTTACAAGGGACAGTTGGCTCCTGTTCAAGTATACAACTACTACCATGATTTGGCAAATGTCAATTACGAGGGTCATTTTGCTCTTGTGCACTCGCGTTTCTCCACCAACACTTTCCCATCTTGGGACAGAGCCCAACCATTGAGATGGGCCGCCCACAACGGTGAAATCAATACTCTGCGTGGTAACAAGAACTGGATGAGAGCTAGAGAAGGTCTTATGGCATCGTCATTGTTTGCTGATGAATTGGACTCGTTGTACCCTATTATTGAAGAGGGTGGTTCGgattctgctgctttcGATAATGTCTTAGAATTGCTGGTAATTAATGGTATCTTGTCCTTGCCAGAAGCTGttatgatgatgattccTGAAGCATGGCAAAATAATGAAGGTATGGACCCTAAGAAGAGGGCCTTTTACGAATGGGCTGCTTGTTTAATGGAGCCTTGGGATGGCCCTGCTTTGTTTACTTTTGCTGACGGTCGTTACTGTGGTGCCAACTTGGATAGAAACGGATTGCGTCCTTGTCGTTACTACATTACCGATGATGACCGGATGATTTGTGCTTCCGAGGTCGGTGTTATGGTTATTGAGCCTGAGAAGGTTATTCAAAAGGGCCGCCTTCGTCCTGGTAGAATGCTTTTGGTTGATACCAAGGAGGGACGTGTGGTCGATGATCGTGagctcaagaagaaggtcgCTGCTagatttgatttcaagGCCTGGATTCATGGTAACCTTGTTACTATGGAAGAATTGAATGAGAAGATTACTAAATCTGACTCCTCGGTTCCCAGTGCCAGTAGCACTTTAGATGCTGTTACAGTGCAATCTGATCCTCGACTACTGGCTTTTGGCTATACTTTTGAGCAGATTAGTTTGTTGCTTGCCCCCATGGCAGGTGACGGCAAGGAAGCTCTTGGTTCCATGGGTAACGATGCTGCTTTGGCTTGTTTGAGTACTCAGCCCAAGTTGTTGTATGAATACTTTAGACAGTTGTTTGCCCAAGTCACTAATCCTCCTATCGATCCTATCCGTGAATCCATTGTCATGTCACTAGAATGTTACGTTGGACCCCAAGGAAATGTGCTTGAAATGAAGCCTAACCAATGTGATCGTTTGCTACTCAAATCCCCTGTTCTTTCTTTGGAAGACTTGAAGGCTCTTGATCACCTCCCTAGATTCTATCCTTCTTGGACCATTGCTAAAATTGACATCACATTCCCTAAATCTCAGGGATTGGCTGGTTATGAGAGTACTTTGGAAAGAATCTGTGCTGAAGCTTCCGATGCCATTGCCGACAAGAACAAGATTATTATCTTGTCTGATAGAGCTGTTAGCGCTGACCGGGTGGCTGTGTCTGCTTTGGCCgctactggtgctgttcACCACTACCTCGTCCGTCAAAAGCAACGTTCTCGTGTTGCTTTGATTGTTGAAACTGCCGAGGCTAGAGAAGTTCACCATATTTGTGTTCTTGTCGGCTATGGTGCCGATGCTATCAATCCTTATCTTGCCATGGAATGTTTGCTCAAGATGAACAGAGAAGGTTTACTCAAGAGCAACTTGCCTGACGAAAAGGTTATTGccaattataaatattccATTGATGGAGGTATCTTAAAGGTTATGTCTAAGATGGGTATTTCTACTTTGGCATCCTACAAGGGTGCTCAAATCTTTGAAATTCTTGGTATTGACAATTCCGTTGTAGACAGGTGTTTTGCAGGCACTGCTTCTCGTATTAGAGGTATTGGTTTTGATTATATTGCTCAAGATGCCTTCTCCTTGCACGAATTGGGCTATCCATCTCGTGACACTGTCAAGCCTATTGGCCTTGCCGAATCGGGTGAATACCACTGGCgtgatggtggtgaagcTCATATCAACGAACCCAGTGCTATTGCCAATATCCAAGATGCTGTTCGCAATAAGAATGAGAAAGCATATGAGGCATACTCTAAGAAAGAGCAAGAGGCGGTGCGAAACTGTGCACTCCGTGGCCTTTTagactttgattttgagtCTTCAACTGCTATTCCCATCGACCAAGTCGAGCCTTGGACTGAAATTGTACGCCGTTTTGTCACTGGTGCCATGTCATATGGATCTATTTCCATGGAATCTCATTCGACTTTGGCCGTAGCCATGAATAGATTGGGCGGAAAGTCCAATACTGGTGAGGGTGGTGAGGATGCTGAGCGTTCTGCTGTCTCTCCCGATGGTGATACCATGAGATCAGCTATTAAGCAGATTGCTTCTGGTCGTTTTGGTGTTACTTCTTACTATCTTTCAGATGCAGATGAGCTTCAAATTAAGATGGCTCAAGGTGCCAAACCAGGTGAAGGTGGTGAGTTGCCTGGACACAAGGTGTCGGTTTCGATTGCCAAGACTAGACATTCCACCCCAGGAGTTGGTCTTATCTCACCTCCTCCTCACCATGATATCTACTCTATTGAGGATTTAAAGCAGTTGATTTACGATCTCAAGTGCTCCAATCCCAGATCAAGAGTGTCTGTTAAACTTGTATCTGAAGTAGGTGTTGGTATTGTCGCATCTGGTGTTGCCAAGGCCAAGGCAGACCACATTCTTATTTCCGGTCACGatggtggtactggtgctTCAAGATGGACTGGTATCAAGTATGCTGGTCTTCCTTGGGAGTTGGGTCTTGCTGAAACCCACCAGACTCTGGTTCTCAATGATTTGAGAGGACGTGTTATTGTTCAAACTGATGGTCAAATCAGAACTGGTCGTGATGTCGCTATTGCTTGTTTGCTCGGTGCTGAGGAGTGGGGTTTCGCTACTACTCCTCTTATCGCCATGGGTTGCATCATGATGAGAAAGTGCCACCTCAACACATGTCCCGTTGGTATTGCCACTCAAGATCCTGAGCTTCGTAAGAAGTTTGAAGGTACTCCTGAGCATGTCATTAACTTTTTCTACTACATTGCTAACGAGTTACGTGCCATTATGGCTAAACTTGGTTTCCGTAGCATCAATGAAATGGTTGGCCATGCTGAAAAGTTGAAGGTTCGTGAGGATCTTCGCAATGTTAAGACTGCTAACATTGATCTCTCGCCTATTCTCACTCCTGCTCATACTCTCCGTCCTGGTGTTGCTACTAGAAATGTTCGCAAGCAAGACCACCGTCTCCATGTTCGTCTTGATAACAAGCTTATTGATGAGTCAGAGATCACACTGGAAAAGGGTCTTCCTGCTCGCATTAACGCTGAAATTGTTAACACAGACCGTGCTCTTGGTTCTACTCTTTCGTACCGTATTTCTAAGCGCTTTGGTGAAAAAGGATTACCTGACGACACTGTCCACGTTGATATCACCGGTTCAGCTGGTCAATCATTTGGCGCGTTCTTGGCTCCTGGTATTACCTTAGAGCTTGAGGGTGACGCTAATGATTATGTTGGCAAGGGCTTGTCTGGAGGTAGAATTGTTATCTATCCACCTAAGAACTCTGTCTTCAAGGCTGAGGAGAATATCATCGTCGGAAACACATGTTTGTATGGAGCAACCTCTGGTACTTGTTTCTTCAGAGgtattgctgctgaacGTTTTGCTGTCCGTAACTCTGgagctactgctgttgttgaaggaGTCGGTGATCATGGTTGTGAGTACATGACTGGTGGCCGTGTCGTGGTTCTTGGTAGTACTGGTCGTAACTTTGCTGCCGGTATGTCTGGTGGTATTGCTTATGTTCTTGATATGGCCCAGGAGTTTGTCAACTCAGTTAATACTGAAATGGTCGAGCTTAGCCAAGTTACCGATCCTGCTGAAATTGCCTTTGTTCGTGGATTGATTGAAGACCATCGACACTACACTGATTCTGAAGTTGCTGACCGAATTTTGACTGATTTCAACCGTATATTACCAAGATTTGTTAAAGTCTTGCCTCTCGATTATAAGAGAGTTCTGGAAGCTGAGGCCCGCAAACTTGAACAAGCTAAGCAATCTGAACTTAATGGATTTTTGCACCAAGTTAAGGAGGATCCTGAGGCTGATGCCACTAATGgtgaaatcaagaagatcaagGCCCTTTCTAGAAGCGCTACTCCTTCCCCTGCTCCTCATGTACACAAGCCTGCCGAGCCTAAGGTTGTCGACCTTGAAGACACCATTTTGGATCATAAGGCTGAGGAACACAAAAACAAGGCCATCGCACCACTTGATAAGCTACATGGATTCAAGAAGTACAAGCGAAGAAACGAGAAATACAGAAATCCTCACGATCGTACTAAGGACTGGGCTGAGTTGTCGAATCGTCTtacaaaagaagaactcAAGTTCCAAACTGCCAGATGTATGGACTGTGGTGTCCCCTTCTGTCAGTCTGACACTGGATGTCCTATCTCCAACGTCATTCCTAAGTGGAATGAGCTTGTTTTTAAGGACAGATGGTTTGAGGCTTTCCAAAGATTGATGATGACCAATAACTTCCCTGAATTCACTGGCCGTGTTTGCCCCGCTCCTTGTGAAGGTGCGTGCGTTTTAGGTATTAATGAAGATCCTGTTGGTATTAAGAGTGTTGAAGCTGCTATTATTGATCACGCTTGGGAGATGGGTTGGATGAGTCCTCAACCTCCTTCTGCTCGTACTGGTAAGAAGGTTGCTATTATTGGATCAGGCCCTGCTGGTttgtctgctgctgatcAACTCAACAGAGCTGGTCATTCTGTCACTGTTTATGAAAGAGCCGATCGTGCTGGTGGTCTGCTGATGTATGGTATTCCTAATATGAAACTTGACAAACGTATTGTTAAGAGACGTATTGACAAGATGATCGCTGAAGGTGTAACTGTTGTCACCAACACCACTGTTGGTGAGGATATTACCATGGACGAACTCAAACGTAACAACGATGCTGTAATCCTGGCAGTTGGTTCTACAATTGCTCGTGACCTGAAGATTCCAGGTCGTGAGCTCAATAACATCAAGTTCGCTATGGAACTTCTCAAATGGAACACAAAGTCTTTACTTGATGATACTTTGGACGAAGTTCGTCCTCTTATTGAAGGCAAGAatgttattgttattggtggtggtgatactgGTAACGATTGTATTGGTACTTCGGTTCGTCATGGCGCCAAATCGGTTGTCAATTTTGAATTGTTGCCCAATCCTCCTGCTGGTCGTGGTAAAGATAACCCATGGCCACAATGGCCCAGAATCTTCAGAGTTGATTATGGTCACTCTGAAGTTCGAGCTCATTATGGTAAAGATCCAAGAGAGTACTGCATTTTGTCCAAAGagtttgttggtgatgatgagggAAATGTCAAGGGTGTCAAGACTGTGCGTGTTGAATGGAAGCAATCCGACAGTGGGGCCTGGCAAATGGCTGAGATCCCTAACTCCGAGGAGTTCTTCCCTGCTGACCTTGTTCTTTTGTCGATGGGCTTTGTTGGTCCTGAGGCTCAAAAGCTTGACGTTGCTCGTGATCCTAGAGGCAACGTTGCCACTACCCCTTCAGGAGGTACTTACTATGTTGGAGAAAATGTTTTCGCTGCTGGTGACTGTCGTCGTGGTCAATCTTTGATTGTCTGGGGTATCCAAGAAGGCAGACAGACTGCTCGTGATGTCGATCAGTTCCTAATGAACAACACTCGCTTACCTGGTAACGGCTCTATTGAAAAGAGATCGTATAGTCTATTGGAGTCTCAACAGACACCTATTGCTGTTAAATCCTAA
- the MSS4 gene encoding 1-phosphatidylinositol-4-phosphate 5-kinase (Phosphatidylinositol-4-phosphate 5-kinase; involved in actin cytoskeleton organization and cell morphogenesis; multicopy suppressor of stt4 mutation; GO_component: GO:0005634 - nucleus [Evidence IDA] [PMID 9624177]; GO_component: GO:0005886 - plasma membrane [Evidence IDA] [PMID 9624177]; GO_function: GO:0016308 - 1-phosphatidylinositol-4-phosphate 5-kinase activity [Evidence IEA]; GO_function: GO:0016308 - 1-phosphatidylinositol-4-phosphate 5-kinase activity [Evidence IDA] [PMID 9624177]; GO_function: GO:0016308 - 1-phosphatidylinositol-4-phosphate 5-kinase activity [Evidence IDA] [PMID 9624178]; GO_function: GO:0005524 - ATP binding [Evidence IEA]; GO_function: GO:0016301 - kinase activity [Evidence IEA]; GO_function: GO:0000166 - nucleotide binding [Evidence IEA]; GO_function: GO:0016307 - phosphatidylinositol phosphate kinase activity [Evidence IEA]; GO_function: GO:0016740 - transferase activity [Evidence IEA]; GO_process: GO:0031321 - ascospore-type prospore assembly [Evidence IGI] [PMID 19502581]; GO_process: GO:0046488 - phosphatidylinositol metabolic process [Evidence IEA]; GO_process: GO:0046854 - phosphatidylinositol phosphorylation [Evidence IDA] [PMID 9624177]; GO_process: GO:0046854 - phosphatidylinositol phosphorylation [Evidence IDA] [PMID 9624178]; GO_process: GO:0016310 - phosphorylation [Evidence IEA]): MGAFFFTNGDYRPSNGTYKVPRRPVLSDVRCGVSVPKYGACVQQENRRPARRSPFAYHKVLILECSPDDSGVSVGSDETLNEPTVWKPIDIVSEQPYCEESSNTYSAPTDNDDDNSSEWSFEAGDEAAFTTRQIQTTWSEENTEATWTTPAASWVLSDCPIEIDENDFSADSHGDVTLVESPLETSTSDLAESEEITPANVDDETPCAITDAPTPAIEGNCSIDGLVAEIIAVANLFKGLPQLIVSGGFQAEHDSEPPTTAPLALSKPIAQTPSDNLVIQVEEVNKSKTPLLLTRAKAKLTSFTGHAAPITKPTLMFNGVQTAIYATPLSSQEALTMENKKYRLDGGAIIKAYSPIVYQHIRTLCGIDYHEFLNSFILQSDLTKTKSPGKSGSDFLFTPNGKYIIKTIKRKEHNVIANADFLADYYHHVKANPSTQLPFYLGNYTLVADGKKTHFIIMKNLLQKETDLIYDLKGSSHDRRAGPRKDNRGRVVFKDLDWTDRHEAISMTQEDRDKLMVQVSKDVDLLKRHNIMDYSLLVGLQSDTTCEQQPVIGMIDTLCPFSWRKRAETTVKGLMFGRSAVDVVHPAKYGARFLNFVQSAVVPGPGRSVSTRC; encoded by the coding sequence atgggtGCCTTTTTCTTTACCAACGGTGATTATCGTCCTTCTAATGGAACCTACAAGGTACCCCGTCGTCCTGTTTTGAGTGACGTCCGTTGCGGTGTTTCTGTGCCCAAGTATGGTGCTTGTGTACAACAGGAGAACCGTCGTCCTGCCAGACGTTCTCCTTTTGCTTATCACAAGGTTTTGATCCTTGAATGTTCCCCCGATGACTCTGGTGTCTCGgttggatctgatgagACCCTCAATGAACCAACTGTCTGGAAACccattgatattgtttctGAACAACCTTATTGTGAAGAGTCGAGTAATACTTACTCTGCTCCCAccgataatgatgatgacaactCCTCTGAGTGGTCTTTTGAGGCTGGAGACGAGGCTGCCTTTACCACCCGCCAAATTCAAACTACTTGGTCCGAAGAGAACACTGAAGCTACCTGGACTacccctgctgcctcttggGTTCTATCTGATTGCcctattgaaattgatgagaatgactTTTCTGCTGACTCCCACGGCGATGTTACATTGGTTGAGTCACCTTTGGAAACTTCTACCAGCGATTTGGCTGAATCTGAGGAAATCACTCCTGCCAATGTGGATGATGAAACCCCTTGTGCTATTACCGACGCCCCTACCCCTGCTATCGAGGGCAATTGTTCCATTGACGgccttgttgctgagattattgcCGTTGCAAACTTATTCAAGGGTTTGCCacaattgattgtttctggtggctTTCAAGCTGAACATGACTCCGAGCCTCCCACTACAGCTCCACTGGCTCTATCTAAGCCCATTGCCCAAACTCCCTCTGACAATTTGGTCATTCAGGTTGAGGAAGTCAACAAGTCCAAGACACCATTGTTGCTGACAAGAGCCAAGGCAAAGCTGACTTCTTTTACTGGACACGCTGCCCCCATTACAAAACCCACTCTTATGTTTAATGGAGTTCAAACTGCTATCTATGCTACTCCCCTTAGTAGCCAGGAAGCTCTCACTatggagaacaagaaatacagACTTGATGGAGGTGCCATTATTAAGGCCTATTCGCCTATTGTTTATCAGCACATCCGCACCCTTTGTGGAATTGACTATCATGAGTTTTTAAACTCATTTATTTTGCAGTCtgacttgaccaagactAAATCTCCTGGCAAATCTGGAtccgatttcttgtttactCCTAATGGCAAGTACATTATTAAGACCATCAAGCGTAAGGAGCACAACGTTATTGCTAACGCGGACTTTTTGGCCGACTATTACCATCATGTCAAGGCCAACCCTAGTACTCAGCTCCCTTTCTATCTTGGAAACTACAcccttgttgctgatggaaagaagactcaCTTTATcattatgaagaatttgcttcagaaggagactgatttgatttACGATCTCAAGGGATCGAGCCATGACCGACGTGCCGGACCCAGAAAAGATAATCGTGGCCGTGTAGTGTTCAAGGACCTTGACTGGACTGACAGACACGAGGCTATCTCTATGACTCAAGAGGACCGAGACAAGTTGATGGTTCAAGTTTCAAAGGATGTCGATTTATTGAAGCGACACAACATCATGGATTATTCATTGCTGGTAGGACTTCAGAGTGACACTACTtgtgaacaacaacctgttattggtatgatTGATACCCTTTGCCCCTTTAGTTGGCGCAAGAGAGCGGAAACCACTGTCAAAGGACTGATGTTTGGCAGATCCGCTGTAGATGTTGTTCACCCTGCAAAGTATGGAGCGAGATTTCTCAATTTCGTTCAATCTGCCGTGGTCCCTGGACCTGGCAGATCAGTGTCTACTCGTTGttaa